The Salvelinus namaycush isolate Seneca chromosome 38, SaNama_1.0, whole genome shotgun sequence genome includes a window with the following:
- the LOC120032013 gene encoding transmembrane protein 60-like, with amino-acid sequence MSLAQRVLLTWIFTLAFLIMLVLKLDGKVHWNWFLTFLPVWIFDGILLLMLLVKMVARCKAGHEPRNGSQDLKKKAWYLASMLLKLGFCLTLCARLEKLTHIKLTFVCIPLWCMLLGAMVELGCNIFPERREA; translated from the coding sequence ATGTCTCTCGCACAGAGAGTCCTTCTCACCTGGATCTTCACCCTGGCCTTCCTCATCATGCTCGTCCTCAAACTAGATGGCAAAGTCCACTGGAACTGGTTCCTCACCTTTCTACCCGTATGGATCTTCGACGGCATCCTCCTCCTCATGTTACTAGTCAAGATGGTCGCCAGGTGTAAAGCGGGCCACGAACCTCGTAACGGCTCCCAGGACCTGAAGAAGAAGGCCTGGTACCTGGCGTCCATGCTGCTGAAGCTGGGCTTCTGTCTGACGCTGTGCGCCCGGCTGGAGAAGCTTACCCATATCAAGCTCACCTTTGTGTGTATTCCTCTGTGGTGCATGTTGCTGGGAGCCATGGTGGAGCTGGGCTGTAACATCTTCCCCGAGAGGAGAGAGGCATGA